ggagacttaacacgaacataccgcagcctcccaaaacacacatacgcactcaccacacgcatgcaagtcgcacgcacgggaggccgtccttaaatgaccttagatgttaataggacgttaaacaaaataaaccaaaccaaaccttattATAAAGGCAAATACAACTCTTTCAATCCAACATTCTCATCTCGCATGGATCGACAGTTTACCGCCAATATTCAAACTATATTCCTCGACCACGATGATGCTTATTTTGAGGTACGTTACACTGCCCCTCCACTTAATAAAATTCGTCTCGAATttgaataataattaaatataaacataatgtaCAACGTAAAAATTCACAAGTTATCATATCTACGATGATATTCGAAATATTAACCGTAACTTATAATATTGAAGTATTACTGTAACGTTGCAAAACTTAACATTGGTTAAAGTGAACAATGATgacatataattatttaaactaTGAATGTCTGATGACGCTCGACTTGATAACATTTGGAGAATATTTATACCGGCACAACTAATAATGTTCAGGTAAGTATCGTCCGGTAAATTCCaggtattgatgtatatatataatccatACAAGGTATTTGAGGTAAGTATCCTCTGGtgaaatcaaagtactgtaTTTGTAGAATACAGGTACTGTACTTGTgaataccatatatatattgtaaatgcaGAATATCACACGGAAATCCATTTTCCTTTGCGTACACTTCACGAAAGATATATTGTTActttgtaattttatatcacacTAGATATTTAAATTTAACTATTTATAAAGAGCACTGGATATTTAAATAATTCACTCCTTtggaattaaatatatatattgcaatatgCACATCACTGTATAATACTAAGGAGAATAATTATATGCAGTCACTCGTTGAATTACATGATTGTCACTCTGTCCACTTTCtaattataaacacatttaaTAGTTACTTTCCTGAATCTTTCTTTCACACAGATTTTCCAATCCAGCCAGCTGGTAGTACTTCGCCTCAACTAGGAGTTCCTCTAGAAATAATGTTCCTGCCGGCAGGAGTCTGGCCATACACGCAAAATTAGTATTACGTAAATAATTTAAGATAAATTTGGAAGTGTCGTGGGTCTCTGTTGATGAAGTAGCTGTTGATGTTGTCAACTTCATATGGTGTCATAGGTGAGTCCTGAGCAATCATCCTTGCAAGTATTCCAGTTGGTTCATTTTCTAGGGTTTTATGGAAGTTTCAAATTTGGTCCCTCCAACATTCAATATAATTCTTTTATTCTGTATTGCAGCCATCTTCCTTAACTTTATGGTACTTTTGCCGGTTGGTATATACTGTGGTGTAGGTTGGTATATACTGTGGTGTAATGGTGATAATAGTCTTCTTCATGTCTTGTCTGTCAGATTTGGCTTTCTTTTCCATGTCCTCGTCGGTGATAAGTCGAACTGATACAGATCTAGAGTCGTCGTCCTTTGCAATATCCACATCCTTGTCCTCAGGTGATTGTCCTCTGTCGTTGTTGTTGATGTCTTGCTGGTCGTCTATGTCCTCTTcatctgtagatacatgtatttcaactACGTCATTTTCCTCGTCTGAGTCAGTCTGATTCTGACATGTTCAGTCCTAGTTGGTCCAGCATCTGACTCCCCGGAAGCCAACTTCTCCTTTTGTCCACATTGGTTGGTTGTGTTTTCTCTGCGTCCCCTTTTGCATTTACTACTGACTGTTGGGTTATTGATTTCAACTTCTTATTATATGGCCGTGCTGGTTGGGTCGGCTTTCTGGCATACCAAACGTTTTCTACTTCCTTTATCTCTTTCTTATCTGAATTTATCTCTTTTCCTTCTCTCTTTCCAATTTCCTTCCTTTCTGTATCCATCTTCTTTCCTTCTTTCTGTCCAATTTCTTTCCTTTCTGTGTCAATCTTCTTTCCTTCTTTCTGCCCAATTTCTTTCCTTTCTGTATCAATCTTCTTTCCTTCTTTCAGCCTAATTTGTTTCCTTTCTTTGTCCGcatcattttctttcttttcgtCTTCTTTTCTTTCTATATCCATATAAtctgttttctatttctttccTTCTTCATTATTTTCCTTTCTGTCAATTTTTGTCTTCCTCACACCTCTTTCAGTTCCTCTTTCCCTGGTCATTGTTATCTTTCCGTCCAGTTTCCTTCCTCTTCAGTAAATAGCTATCTCTGATGCTCTCTGTCTCCTCTGCCTTTGTGATAGCTTCCCTTCTTATAGATTTTATTAAAGATGTAGCCCTGCTGGCGTACATTATGTATTCTTCCTCTTTCAGCTCTGTAAAGGTCATCGTCATTCTTTTAATGATGGTGAAACCTGATGAGGTGCATTTCTTGTGCTTTCCCTCTCTGGAGTACACCTGCAGACAATCATTGCATCGATAGCCGAACCCAGAATGGGCAGCCATGATATGTCTTTCACAATATAGTTGCCTATTAAACTCCTGGTCCCCATTGCATATAGCACACAGGTAGCGAGTTACCAACTGAAAGAATAAAAATTGTCTGATAGAGAATAACCCACTATTAGGTATTTCTCttaaaaatgtatcattttggTAATTCCCATCttattcaagggagataattctgtGAATTTCGTAAAGAATTGTACCAGGCCTAATAGTCGAAGCTGGTTCAGCAGGATACTTTTAGTGTGTGTATGAATTTAAATGTGAACACCCCTATTCTTTTAACCATGTGGGTGTATTTAAGCCATTGTAACGTTTAAGGTGATTGTGGTGTACAACTTTAATTCTGGATCTtggatttttaggtcacctgagacgaagtctcaagtgacctattctaatcgccttttgtccgtcgtcgtccgtcgtccgtcgtccgtcgtgcgtccgtaaactttttacattttcgacttcttctccaaaaccacttaacaaaattcaatgaaatttggcagaaagtttctatggctgaaggtcaaccaaaattgtgaattatatggtccccagcccccaggggcctgaggggtggggccaaaaagggtcaaattgactaaaacttcaaaaatcttcttctctactctcagatatggtagaatcgAATACTCTtaatagatggaagggtcttaaggtgctttaccaaaattgtgaatttcatgaccctggggtctcacgtttgcccctggggagggggtaaactttagtatagtttatatagggaaatcacatttttgactattatttgttggatttgtattggaattcattctaacttgtatcaaattatcagcatgggatgacagtttgatggtatgtacatgttggccctggttgacccccaggggctggtgggcggggccaaaaagggtcaaattgactgaaatttcaaaaatcttcttctctactctcagatatggtagaatcaaatactcttcatagatggaagggtcttaaggtgctttaccaaaattgtgaatttcatgaccctggggtctcatgtttgcccctggggaggtagtaaactttactatagtttatatagggaaatcacatttttgactattatttgttggatttctattggaattcattctaacttggttcaaattatcatcaTGGGATTagagtttgatgttatgtacatgttggccctggttgacccccaggggctggtgggcggggccaaaaagggtcaaattgactgaaatttcaaaaatcttcttctctactctcagatatgttagaatcaaatactcttcatagatggaaggctcttcaggtgctttaccaaaattgtgaatttcatgaccctggggtctcacgtttgctcctgggtagggggtaaactttactatagtttatatagggaaatcacatttttgactattttttgttggatttgtattggaattcattctaacttggttcaaattatcagcattggattacagtttgatgttatgtacatgttggccctggttgacctccaggggctggtgggcggggccaaaaagggtcaaattgactgaaatttca
This genomic stretch from Pecten maximus chromosome 16, xPecMax1.1, whole genome shotgun sequence harbors:
- the LOC117344675 gene encoding myb-like protein X yields the protein MDIERKEDEKKENDADKERKQIRLKEGKKIDTERKEIGQKEGKKIDTERKEIGQKEGKKMDTERKEIGKREGKEINSDKKEIKEVENVWYARKPTQPARPYNKKLKSITQQSVVNAKGDAEKTQPTNVDKRRNEEDIDDQQDINNNDRGQSPEDKDVDIAKDDDSRSVSVRLITDEDMEKKAKSDRQDMKKTIITITPQLLPAGTLFLEELLVEAKYYQLAGLENLCERKIQESNY